A region of Sulfitobacter faviae DNA encodes the following proteins:
- a CDS encoding glycosyltransferase family 4 protein has translation MNFLFVHQNMPGQYRELIQWLAQAGGHRIYFLTQRQNAPQLPGVETRVYRPHHRPDEKAYGLSRIWEEASGNGFGAVNAAQQIETREEFRPDIIIGHVGWGELSFFKQLWPDVPIIGYFEYYYNMTGGMVGFDPAEKISAHAPYLNHARNIVPLANIETVDLGHCPTYWQRDRFPESFHRKLYVCHDGIRTDQLLPDPDVSLRLGRLARPVTREDEIITYVARNLEKTRGFHTMMRALPRILAERPHARVVIVGGNEVSYGKQSDHPGGLRGEMAAELQDRVDWDRVHFVGKVPYPDFKKLVQISRCHIYLTMPFVLSWSLLEAMSMQATIVASDVAPVREAVTHGETGLLVDFFDPDALAAQVVEVLAHPQDHAHLGPAARAHVVENYDFLTRCLPEHLAQINALVPEGKRIG, from the coding sequence ATGAATTTTCTCTTTGTGCACCAGAACATGCCCGGCCAATACCGGGAATTGATACAATGGCTGGCGCAGGCGGGCGGGCATCGCATTTATTTTCTGACCCAACGTCAGAATGCGCCGCAGTTGCCGGGGGTCGAAACCCGTGTCTACCGCCCCCATCACCGCCCCGACGAGAAGGCCTATGGTCTCTCGCGCATTTGGGAGGAAGCCTCAGGCAATGGGTTCGGCGCCGTCAACGCCGCCCAGCAGATCGAAACGCGAGAGGAGTTTCGCCCCGACATCATCATCGGCCACGTCGGTTGGGGGGAGTTAAGTTTCTTCAAACAGCTTTGGCCGGATGTGCCGATCATCGGTTATTTCGAGTATTACTATAACATGACCGGCGGCATGGTGGGCTTTGACCCTGCCGAGAAAATCTCGGCCCATGCGCCCTACCTCAACCATGCCCGCAACATCGTACCGCTGGCCAATATCGAAACCGTCGATCTGGGCCATTGCCCGACCTATTGGCAGCGCGACCGTTTTCCCGAGAGCTTTCACCGCAAGCTCTATGTCTGTCACGACGGCATCCGCACCGATCAGCTCTTGCCCGATCCGGATGTCAGTCTGCGTCTGGGGCGTTTGGCGCGGCCCGTGACGCGCGAGGATGAGATCATCACCTATGTCGCGCGCAATCTGGAAAAGACCCGCGGCTTTCACACGATGATGCGCGCCCTGCCGCGTATCTTGGCAGAGCGGCCCCATGCGCGGGTGGTGATCGTCGGCGGCAATGAGGTCTCCTACGGCAAGCAGAGCGATCATCCCGGCGGTCTGCGCGGAGAGATGGCGGCGGAGTTGCAGGATCGGGTCGATTGGGACCGCGTGCATTTCGTGGGCAAAGTGCCCTATCCCGACTTCAAGAAGCTGGTGCAGATCAGCCGCTGTCACATCTATCTGACGATGCCCTTCGTGCTGTCTTGGTCCTTGCTCGAGGCCATGTCGATGCAGGCCACGATCGTCGCCTCCGACGTGGCCCCGGTGCGCGAGGCCGTGACCCATGGTGAAACCGGCCTGCTGGTGGATTTCTTCGACCCCGATGCGCTGGCAGCGCAGGTGGTAGAGGTGCTCGCCCATCCGCAGGATCACGCCCATCTCGGCCCGGCGGCGCGGGCCCATGTGGTCGAGAATTACGATTTCCTGACCCGCTGCCTGCCCGAACACCTTGCGCAGATCAACGCATTGGTGCCTGAGGGCAAGCGGATCGGCTAG
- a CDS encoding HU family DNA-binding protein: MAKPMTKTQLVAALAEEMDTDKKSAGAALDAVCNLITREVSAGGAVTLPGVGKIYCRERPERMVRNPATGEQFKKDADKVVKMTIAKALKDSVNE; this comes from the coding sequence ATGGCAAAACCGATGACCAAGACCCAGCTCGTTGCTGCTCTGGCAGAAGAGATGGACACCGACAAGAAATCCGCAGGCGCAGCGCTCGACGCCGTTTGCAACCTGATCACCCGTGAAGTGTCCGCCGGCGGTGCCGTGACCCTGCCGGGCGTTGGCAAAATCTATTGCCGTGAGCGCCCCGAGCGGATGGTCCGCAACCCCGCCACTGGTGAACAGTTCAAGAAAGACGCCGACAAAGTGGTCAAGATGACCATCGCGAAGGCGCTGAAGGACAGCGTGAACGAGTAA